Part of the Triticum urartu cultivar G1812 chromosome 2, Tu2.1, whole genome shotgun sequence genome, TAAACATATCATGAACTCATCAATAACTCCACATAAATTGCTCTGTAATGTAGATCCTTACATAATAGATAACTTTTAAACCCTTTCTGAAAACAGGCCACGCAGATCATTTGTGTATATCATGGTGTTGAAATTATGATGAATGGTTCTAAATAGCCATACTAACACAGTGGAACACCAAAGGCAATTAAATGATTACAGGAACACTCAATGATCAGTTTATATACGTACATGATCCCGAGGCACTAGACGCTGGTAGTCATTCAGGCAAGCAAGCTTGCAGAGTTCAGGGTGGAAGAACCAGTCTAATACACCTTCTTCCTCCAAGAACCTAAAATATTGCATCTTCACGAGGAAATCTGTAGGAAATTCGTCCCTGTCAAGAAGCTCCACAGGGCAATCTTTCAGTTTATCATGGCACAACTCATTCTTAGACTCCTTTTGTGACAACTGCAGTCAATGATATCACCATTGGAATTAGATATGGATTATGAGATAAAAAACAGCATAAGCAGGATAGAACAAACTAACATCAATTCGCAAAACGCAAATGTATGGATTGATCCTTGAACAGCATTTGATGACTGAAAAATAGAGGCATGGATGGATGAAACCTTGTAGGATCTGATGCGATACACCGCGTGGCGGATGTCCATGTCATAAAGATCTGTATCATCCAATCTGATGGAAGTATCAACGGAGGGGTCGGAAGGCAGATTCATCAAGCATTTATAGTACTCCTCAAAGCCAATATCATCTCGCACTCCCAACTTGTTCAACTTTTGGGTTATGTACTCCACTTCTTTATCTATCTTGATTGCGGCAGATTCTTCCCTCTGTTCCGGGGTGGCAACAGTGTTGCCATGGTCGTTAGTATCGATGGGACGACTGGTACATTCATCGGAACAGTGGGAACTCGTTCTTGCTTTGAGTAGTGTAGTGGTTCTTTTCGCTGGAAAAGACGCATTGCCTTTCGTGTGCTTTTTCTCTCCGGCAAGATGTGCTTCAGTTTTGTGCTTCTTCTCTCCAGCAAGTCGTGCTTCAGTCTTGACAGGCCGCTGGATACCCTGCGTCTGCCCGCGGAGTTGATCAGGGGGGCATGTCTTCTCCTTTGCATTATGCGCCTGTGGAATCAGGCCTGTACCCACCTTCTCCCTTTGCTTCAGCGACATCTCTCCGGCAAGACTCTTGACAGGCCGCTGGATACCCTGCGTCTGCCGGCGGAGCAGATCAGGGGGGCAAGTCTTCTCCTTTGCATTATGCTTCTGATGTATTGAGGTTGTATCCCCCTTCTCCCCTCGCTTTTGCGACATCTCTCTACGGAAGCCCATAACCAGCGATGATGATCTCTCCTTTGCACTATCCAAACCCCTCTGTCGAATTCGATCCGGAGGTGCTAAGTGCTCCTGCACGATGTTCTCGTCTGCGAGGACATGCTTCGGCCCCATCGCGCCGCAAGTAGCCGCCTTATCCTTTGCGTGGTACGGCATCGCGCTCGCGGCAGCCTTGCCCTTTGCGTGGTGCGGCGTCGCGCTGGTAGCCGCCTTGTCCTTTCCGTGACACCGCTGCATCTCTCCAAACCCTAACCAACAACGGAGATTGAACACACATCATCGATAATGTTAacaaaaaaaatccaaaaaaaggGGGTATAAGGTCAGAGGGGTACCGGCGGTGGCGACCCGACGGCAATCTCGGCGACCGCCGCGGAGGTGGCTACGAGACAGAGCGAATCGATCTGAGAcgagccaaggagacaagacgcgcTAGAAGAAAACTCGGAGGCCCGAAGCGTCGCGGGAGGAATAGGAAGGGGAAGAACGGGAGGAAGATCTTTGAATCCGTATAAACCTGTAGcagcagcagccgccgccgcgTGGGTCGAGACTCGGGAGCGAGGTAGGACAAGAATCgatttctcttttttttttttagGAAAAAAGGAATCGATTTCTTTTATTTGGGGAAGGAGGAGGCCGCAGGTCAGTATCGGATATGCTTTTCCCTGGCGTGTATGAGATGATATCCTTTTGTTATATTTCTGTTCGTTTTCTTTTATATACTTTtacaaatttcaaaaaaaatgttcaaGAATTTAGAAAATATTTGTGCATTTCAGAAATGCCCAGATATTGAAGAAAAAAGTTCACATATCCAAAAAagtgttcacaaattcaaaacaTGTTCGTCATTTTAAAAATGTTCGTGATTTTGAAAAATGTTCGCAATTCCAAAGAAGTTCATGAATTCAAAATACGATTGCGTATTTAAATATTCTTGCAAATTCAAAAAAGAATGTGAGTTCAGAAAAATGTTCTCAAGTTCAACAATTGTTCGTGCATTCAAAACAAAAATTAAAAGAGTTCACCAATTGAAAAAAAACTGCAAATTTCAAAAAGTTGTTTGCATACTAAAAAAATGTTTCTCTCCCGGTCTTTCTAGTTCTCACCCTCCCAGAAAAGAAGGGAAAGATTGCGATGTCTGTGAATTCAAATAAAGATTGCGAGTACGAAAAATCTTCGCAGGATTGGAACGATGTCTGTGAATTCAAATAATGTTTGCATATTAAAAAGATGTTAGCAAATTCAAAATAGGTAGGAGAAAATAGAAAAGTATCATcaaatttaaaaatgttcataaattcaaaaaaatacaaaTTCAAAAAGTGCTCATGGAATTGCCAAAATATTCGTGAGTACAAAAAAATGTACGGGATTTTGAAAATGAAAAATGCATAAAAAAGACATAAAAAAAATTCTGGAAAGGGAGTCTCTAGTTGGGTCGGCCCATGCGCAGCCGCACTTATGGGGTACGGGATAGGTCGCTGTCGTGTGGGCTTCGTATTGGGAAGCGCTAGGCATCAGACTACTGCAAATTTGCACCTATTAGACTAATCCATAGCCAATGGATAGGAAAGTGTTGGAGCGTGGGATTAGAACGCCCTGTTACGTGAGAGTTTCCACCTGATTAGGAGTAAGTCCTTGATTGATTTTATCACTTTCCTTACTAATTGCTTCCAGAAAAATCTGCCCTAATTAACTGCTCGCAAAAAATCCGTCCTAATTAACTCCTTCAAGATTCATTTTATGTTCCAAATATAGATTCTATTTTTTTTGCGTATATTGTTTGTTATTTCTTAGAACTGGATGTTTGAAGCAAAACATTGGAACATAGGCTATTCAAAATCTGAGTGCTTGAAGCACAGTACACCAATGTTGGAAGCATAACTGATTAATGCACAAGGAGAAGTGTATCCAGCCATGTATGAAGCGTGATGCACCATTGTAGGAAGCATGATTAGTGTGTAAGAAAAACTTTGTGCCTTATCTTCTCATACTCGTTGTTTCCATCGTATGCTCCGATTTCATAGGTCCTTCGTATGCGTGATATTATTTGGGCGTGGAAGCACTTGTGTGGTGGTGAGCTAGGTAGGAAGCACATACTGTGATAGGTGGAAACATGGTTTACTAAAATTGAAAGCATATATTACTTGAACTGTGTACATAAAGGACTTGTGTGGTAGTAAGGACTAGGAATTGAACCATTCATTCAGTTTCGTGCTTCCACGTCAATCGGAGATTCTTTCGATTTGGCAAAATCTTATGTATAGTGCACCATTTCTATTCTTTTTTGTTTCTGGCACAATGAAGATGTATTTTAGAGAACAGTAAATTGTTTCCAATGTTCCATTAAATTGCTTCCTAGGAAACAAATATTTCTTATCAAATAGTCTTATTTACCATTGAAACTAGATTGGTTTAAAACCAAAAATACTAATGCTTCCAAAGAAATGACAATATGCGTCCAAAGAAATAACAATTTCGGACACTACCAAGTCGATGGCCGACATGCTTCCTTTTCAGTGTTGGCCATGCTTGCTACTGATGCTAGTCATGCTTCCCTGTGATGATAGTCATGCATTTTTCAAATGGTGGGTGTTTTTCCTTCCATCATCACGTGGTGAGCGGCATCAAGGAGTGACATGAATAGAGAAAGGCCAACGATGCCATTAGCTAAGGTCCTCGTTGAAAACAAAGTAGTTCAGTTGAGAATGCGAGGCATGGTTTCATGTAGCTAGGCGCACGAGCTCCCGTCGTTTGATGATCCCTCCCCGATGCATGTTGAGCGTCCATGCTAGGATGGCGTCAGGTCCAACTACTGAGGGGACGACATCCCGATGTGGAGTATCATGGAGTATATCATGTGACGGTTGGCACCACAATACCATCTACTGTGGTGATGCAAGTGCGAGGACCTTGTCCCTCGCACCATCGCCATATGGACAGAAGTGTTGCTTCTTACAAACTTCTTCTTTGCTTCCTGTAATCCAAGTACATAATCATGCGATGGAGCTAGCAAAATCTTATGAACAAATCAAAGATAAATGGATAAGAACTCTACATACTACAATGCTTCAACAACGGAAATATCCCTACGGAAAAAAGAACAATACCTAGGTCAGAACCTGTTgggaacgcaataatttcaaaaaaattcctacgatcacgcaagatctatctaggagaagcatagcaacgagcggggagagtgtgtccacgtaccctcatagaccgaaagcggaagcgttttatcaacgcgattgatgtagtcatacgtcttcacgatccgaccgatctcaacaccgaacgtacgacacctccgtgttcagcacacgttcagctcgatgacgtccgtcgtactcttgatccagttgaggccgagggagagttccgttagcacgacagcgtggcgacggtgatgatgaagttaccggcgcagggcttcccctaagcactacgacgatatgaccgaggtgtgtaaccgtggaggggggcaccgcacacggctaagagaaactttgatgtacctttggggtgcccctctcccacgtatataaaggggggagggaggaggaggccggccaggaggaggcacGCCCAAggagggggggagtcctactccaagtaggattcgccccccctttcctacttccacaaggagaaggggggaaggagagggagaagagacTGAAAGGGGGCCCGAccccctagccctagtccaattcggtttgggctagggggggggggcgtgccacaccttggcctgcctcctctcttcaccactaggcccaataacttcccggggggggggggggggtccagtaacccccggtactccgaaacttatccgaaacgacccgaaccattccggtgtccgaatgtaaccttccaatatatcaatctttatgtctcaaccatttcgagacttctcgtcatgtccgtgatctcatccgggactctgaacaaccttcggtacatcaaatcacataactcataatacaaatcgtcatcgaacgttaagcgtgcggaccctacgggttcgagaactatgtagacatgaccgagacacatctctggtcaataaccaatagcggaacctggatgctcatattggctcctacatattctacgaagatctttatcggtcaaaccgcataacaacatacgttgttccctttgtcatcagtatgttacttgcccgagattcgatcgtcggtatcatcatacctagttcaatctcgttactggcaagtctctttactcgttccgtaatgcatcatcccgcaactaactcattagtcacattgcttgcaaggcttatagtgatgtgcattaccgagagggcccagagatacctctccgaaacatggagtgaaaaatcccaatctcggtctatgccaactcaacaaacatcatcggagacacctgtagagcatctttataatcacccagttacgttgtgacgtttgatagcacactaagtgttcctccggtattcgggagttgcgtaatctcatagtcataggaacatgtataagtcatgaagaaagcaatagcaataaactaaacgatcatagtgctaagctaatggatgggtcttgtccatcacatcattctctaatgatgtgatctcgttcatcaaatgacaactcatgtctatggctaggaaacttgaccatatttgattaacgagctagtcaagtagaggcatactagggacactctgtttgtctatgtattcacacatgtactaagtttccggttaatacaattctagcgtgaataataaacatttatcatgatataaggaaatataaataacaactttattattgcctctagggcatatttccttcagtctcccacttgcactagagtcaataatctagattacatagtaatcattctaacacccatggagtcttggtgttgatcatgtttgctcgtgagagaggcttagtcaacgggtctgcaatattcagatccgtatgtatcttgcaaatctctatgtcccCTTCCGACACTTGAtgacggatggaattgaagcgtctcttgatgtgcttggttctcttgtgaaatctggattcctttgccaaggctattgctccagtattgtcacaaaagattttcattggacccgatgcactaggtatgacacccagatcagatatgaactccttcatccagactccttcatttgctgcttccgaagcagctatgtactccgcttcacacatagatcccgccacgatgctttgcttagaactgcaccaactgacagctccaccgttcaatataaacacgtatatatccgatttgtgacttagagtcattcggatcagtgtcaaagcttgcatcgacgtaaccatttacgacgagctctttgtcacctccataaacgagaaacatatccttagtcctctttaggtatttcaggatgttcttgaccgctgtacagtgatccattcctggattactttggcaCCTCCCTGCTatactaatagcaaggcacacatcaggtctggtacacagcattgcatacatgatagaacctatggctga contains:
- the LOC125539597 gene encoding uncharacterized protein LOC125539597 produces the protein MQRCHGKDKAATSATPHHAKGKAAASAMPYHAKDKAATCGAMGPKHVLADENIVQEHLAPPDRIRQRGLDSAKERSSSLVMGFRREMSQKRGEKGDTTSIHQKHNAKEKTCPPDLLRRQTQGIQRPVKSLAGEMSLKQREKVGTGLIPQAHNAKEKTCPPDQLRGQTQGIQRPVKTEARLAGEKKHKTEAHLAGEKKHTKGNASFPAKRTTTLLKARTSSHCSDECTSRPIDTNDHGNTVATPEQREESAAIKIDKEVEYITQKLNKLGVRDDIGFEEYYKCLMNLPSDPSVDTSIRLDDTDLYDMDIRHAVYRIRSYKLSQKESKNELCHDKLKDCPVELLDRDEFPTDFLVKMQYFRFLEEEGVLDWFFHPELCKLACLNDYQRLVPRDHGAVFDWEYADWELYRSYFHSYEMQHEYIEYFETLLRELKWLKDCLPVNDTSPTASKIRTRGIYQATKIATRFPKITTHLVRIGFSDCLTYMGIEARWCNGSDGLHFEIWKRVTQQKESFENALKEVYLLNKCPSRQDSIKYAIEYDHSLMKLEFLHCTASVPKEVSEEKAQELITEKVKKLRIKPKFFDEYIRKKICIAKAIGLITEV